A window of Macrobrachium rosenbergii isolate ZJJX-2024 chromosome 15, ASM4041242v1, whole genome shotgun sequence contains these coding sequences:
- the LOC136846270 gene encoding uncharacterized protein, whose translation MAGSGPTSKPLDRQASRPLDFQVSRLFGHQTSRLLVPQTSRLLDHQASRLLDHQTSRLRPSDFQPFRPSDFQTFRPSDFQIFWPSDFHTFIPSDFQTFRPSDFQTSRLLAHQASRLLDFQSSRRLDLETPKHSGFHSVRLSGYRNFKLSDSQNYRLPGFKTSRPQDLETFRLPVFHTFRLRLLDF comes from the exons ACTTCCAAACCTTTAGACCGTCAGGCTTCCAGACCTTTAGACTTTCAGGTTTCCAGACTTTTTGGCCatcagacttccagacttttagtccctcagacttccagacttttagacCATCAGGCTTCCAGACTTTTAGACCATCAGACTTCCAGACTTAGACCTTCAGACTTCCAGCCATTTAGACCatcagacttccagacttttaggCCTTCAGACTTCCAGATTTTTTGGCCTTCAGACTTCCATACTTTTATACcttcagacttccagacttttagacCATCAGACTTCCAG acttccagacttttagcCCACCAGGCTTCCAGACTTTTAGATTTTCAGTCTTCCAGACGTTTAGACCTCGAGACTCCTAAACATTCAGGTTTCCATAGTGTCAGACTGTCAGGCTACAGGAATTTTAAACTTTCAGACTCCCAGAATTATAGACTTCCAGGCTTCAAAACTTCTAGACCTCAAGACTTGGAGACTTTTAGGCTTCCAGTGTTCCACACTTTTAGACTTAGACTTTTAGACTTCTAG